A window from Candidatus Hydrogenedentota bacterium encodes these proteins:
- a CDS encoding glycoside hydrolase family 3 protein: MPLSLVSILFLCGTAWNVPAQETEVEAILARLTLEQKAMQMHLVGYAGIALAPEMRALIAEERIGGFFLQVPENFTFPEECATLVNEIQSVAMDGGRGIPLFVALDGEGGVAAPIHYMLGATPTPGNMALGASGREADAYAAYHTLGVEMRACGVNVNFAPAIDVLTRPENPDYTVRSFGGDMARNALLGRAAVRGLQDAGVIACAKHFPGLAYYVEDTHSAAPHVTLSDAELWEGGLGHWGAVIEAGTGMVMTGHVYIDAWDPDFP; encoded by the coding sequence TTGCCTTTGAGCCTGGTCAGCATCCTCTTCTTGTGCGGAACGGCGTGGAATGTCCCGGCGCAAGAGACTGAAGTCGAAGCCATTCTGGCCCGGCTGACGCTCGAGCAGAAAGCGATGCAGATGCATCTCGTTGGTTATGCGGGCATCGCGCTCGCGCCCGAAATGCGCGCCCTGATTGCGGAAGAGCGCATTGGCGGATTCTTCCTGCAGGTTCCGGAAAACTTCACGTTTCCGGAGGAGTGCGCGACGCTCGTTAACGAGATTCAAAGCGTCGCGATGGACGGCGGCCGGGGCATCCCGCTGTTTGTCGCGTTGGACGGGGAGGGCGGCGTGGCCGCGCCGATTCACTACATGCTCGGCGCGACGCCGACGCCGGGCAATATGGCGCTGGGCGCATCGGGGCGGGAAGCGGACGCCTACGCCGCCTATCACACGCTGGGCGTCGAGATGCGCGCGTGCGGTGTTAACGTGAACTTCGCGCCTGCGATAGACGTCCTCACGCGTCCGGAAAACCCGGACTACACGGTCCGCAGTTTCGGCGGAGACATGGCGCGGAACGCGCTCCTGGGCCGCGCGGCGGTGCGGGGCTTGCAGGATGCGGGAGTTATCGCCTGCGCCAAACACTTTCCCGGTCTGGCCTACTACGTGGAGGATACGCACAGCGCCGCGCCACACGTGACCCTGAGCGACGCCGAACTGTGGGAAGGCGGCCTGGGGCATTGGGGCGCGGTCATTGAGGCCGGAACCGGCATGGTCATGACGGGCCATGTGTATATCGATGCATGGGACCCTGATTTTCC
- a CDS encoding family 10 glycosylhydrolase: MRRILLTMAAFAALTPELTAAEAGEFLLPSLVAADTWRPGTGTVAASDVEVGGKAVVRLPCNFSSGIERAYWDADVTLDLAEARGVRFHLYCGDPSPIGGFTLYFRSGEHWYSTPFSLEAAEKWCTVTADKLDTATEGDAPGWKQIDRVRFSVWRGASEDTALYVAGFAVVPSTGAIAVVRAESAGRDARTVKDAAQRVGCLLDDLGIPFAAISDLDLTPALLEGKRVAVLPYNPVMCAQAMQALDVFVKGGGKIVSFYVLPAALAETVGLQAGRHVPAAYPGYFASIRPTDQPLNGLPAKTAQASWNIIEWTGGRVAAAWWNAEDSATNLPAIVVTEKAAHMTHILLGDDAANKALLLLSMIGQFVPESWEQAAAAYLSHAGIVGPFSGYDAARRGIRERSRNGAGEELLAKAEATYREAQGLIAAGRHVEAIGSARRSHDDLTRAWCAVQTPLLNEFRGFWCHDAFGVEGLTWDAAARILAENGFTAVFPNLMWGGVAYYPSDVLPVAPEVAGRGDQAAACLAACRKYGIECHVWKVNWYTGGRAPAAFIEQMQAAGRTQVNRDGTVRAEWLCPSHPDNQQLEIDAMLEVAEKYDVDGVHFDYIRYPDRNACYCQGCRRRFEAAIGRTIERWPQDVAEGTVLNTRWLQFRRDQITRVVASVGEAIRGRKPGMKVSAAVFRNAAVDRDAVGQDWLLWCEKGYVDFVCPMDYTAFDGDFERMVRQQRAWAGKTPCYPGIGLSVWPDSEGIERLIEQVAITRKLDTGGFLVFNYGRREATEILPLCGLGLTRRAD; this comes from the coding sequence ATGCGACGGATACTACTGACGATGGCGGCCTTTGCGGCGCTGACGCCTGAATTGACGGCGGCGGAGGCCGGGGAGTTCTTGTTGCCCTCTCTTGTCGCAGCGGACACGTGGCGGCCCGGCACGGGTACGGTTGCGGCCAGCGATGTCGAGGTAGGCGGCAAAGCGGTCGTGCGTCTGCCCTGCAATTTCTCGTCGGGTATCGAGCGCGCCTATTGGGATGCGGATGTCACGCTGGACCTTGCCGAGGCACGCGGCGTGCGGTTTCATCTCTACTGCGGCGATCCCAGCCCCATTGGCGGCTTCACGCTCTATTTCAGGAGCGGCGAACACTGGTATTCAACGCCGTTTTCGCTCGAAGCCGCGGAGAAATGGTGCACGGTGACGGCTGACAAGCTGGACACGGCGACGGAGGGGGACGCGCCGGGCTGGAAGCAAATCGACAGGGTGCGCTTTTCCGTCTGGCGCGGCGCCAGTGAAGATACGGCTCTCTACGTTGCCGGGTTTGCCGTTGTCCCCTCCACGGGGGCAATCGCCGTAGTGCGCGCGGAGTCAGCGGGGCGGGATGCGCGCACCGTCAAGGACGCAGCGCAACGGGTCGGGTGTCTTCTTGACGATTTGGGCATACCCTTTGCCGCGATCAGTGACCTGGACCTGACCCCGGCGCTGCTCGAAGGCAAACGAGTCGCGGTCCTGCCCTACAACCCCGTCATGTGTGCACAGGCGATGCAGGCGCTCGACGTCTTCGTCAAAGGCGGGGGCAAGATCGTCTCCTTTTACGTGTTGCCAGCCGCACTGGCGGAAACCGTCGGACTGCAGGCGGGCAGACACGTGCCTGCGGCTTACCCGGGGTACTTTGCGTCCATCCGCCCGACGGACCAGCCGCTCAACGGCTTGCCCGCGAAGACAGCGCAGGCGTCGTGGAACATCATCGAGTGGACCGGCGGCCGCGTCGCTGCGGCATGGTGGAATGCCGAAGACAGCGCGACGAATCTTCCCGCAATCGTGGTGACGGAAAAAGCCGCGCACATGACGCACATCTTGCTGGGCGACGACGCGGCCAACAAGGCACTCTTGCTCCTGTCGATGATCGGGCAGTTCGTGCCGGAGAGCTGGGAGCAGGCAGCCGCGGCGTATCTTTCTCACGCCGGGATTGTGGGGCCGTTTTCGGGCTACGACGCGGCGCGGCGCGGAATTCGGGAACGCTCCCGCAATGGGGCAGGGGAGGAACTGCTTGCCAAAGCCGAAGCAACTTACCGTGAGGCGCAAGGCCTGATCGCGGCGGGGAGGCACGTGGAGGCCATAGGCTCTGCACGGCGGTCACATGACGACCTGACGCGCGCGTGGTGCGCGGTGCAGACGCCGCTGCTCAACGAGTTCCGCGGGTTCTGGTGCCATGACGCATTCGGCGTGGAGGGCCTGACATGGGATGCGGCGGCGCGCATCCTTGCGGAGAACGGCTTTACGGCTGTCTTTCCCAACCTGATGTGGGGCGGCGTCGCGTATTACCCAAGCGATGTGCTACCGGTCGCGCCCGAAGTGGCCGGGCGCGGAGACCAGGCGGCGGCGTGTCTGGCGGCGTGCCGGAAATACGGGATCGAATGCCATGTCTGGAAAGTGAACTGGTACACGGGCGGCCGCGCGCCCGCGGCGTTTATCGAGCAGATGCAGGCCGCTGGCCGGACACAGGTGAACCGGGACGGCACCGTTCGGGCCGAATGGTTGTGCCCGTCTCATCCGGATAACCAGCAACTAGAAATCGATGCGATGCTTGAAGTGGCTGAGAAATACGACGTGGACGGTGTGCATTTCGACTATATCCGCTATCCGGACCGCAACGCATGTTATTGCCAGGGCTGCAGGCGGCGTTTTGAAGCGGCTATCGGCCGCACAATCGAGCGCTGGCCTCAGGATGTGGCGGAGGGCACGGTTCTGAATACGCGGTGGCTGCAGTTCAGGCGCGACCAGATTACGCGTGTTGTCGCAAGCGTCGGTGAGGCGATACGCGGCCGGAAGCCGGGCATGAAGGTGTCGGCCGCCGTGTTCCGCAACGCCGCGGTGGACCGGGACGCGGTCGGGCAGGACTGGCTGCTCTGGTGCGAGAAGGGCTACGTTGATTTTGTGTGCCCCATGGATTACACCGCTTTTGATGGCGATTTCGAGCGCATGGTCCGGCAGCAGCGGGCGTGGGCGGGCAAGACACCGTGCTATCCGGGCATTGGCTTGAGCGTGTGGCCGGATTCGGAAGGCATCGAGCGCCTGATCGAGCAGGTTGCCATCACGCGCAAGCTGGACACCGGCGGGTTCCTGGTGTTCAACTATGGCCGCCGTGAGGCGACGGAGATTCTTCCCTTGTGTGGTCTGGGCCTGACGCGGCGGGCAGATTGA
- the cysW gene encoding sulfate ABC transporter permease subunit CysW codes for MSASAPVSQRATRLVWRNPTGEPWWVKMLLIGISILFLGLFLLAPLVAVFTEALRKGVEAYWASFRDPAALAAIKLTLITAGIAVPANLVFGLAAAWAVTKFQFRGRNILVTLIDLPFAVSPVVSGLIYVLLFGRQGLAGPWLAENDIKIIFAVPGIVLATVFVTFPFVARELIPLMQEQGTDEEQAALLLGANGRQTFWRVTLPNIKWALLYGVILCNARAMGEFGAVSVVSGHIRGKTNTIPLHVEILYNEYNFVAAFAVASLLALLALATLVLKSLIEWRSRRVMSDEDTAPADA; via the coding sequence ATGTCCGCTTCGGCTCCGGTGTCCCAACGTGCGACGCGCTTAGTGTGGCGCAATCCGACGGGCGAGCCCTGGTGGGTGAAGATGCTGTTGATCGGCATCAGCATCCTCTTTCTCGGGCTTTTCCTGCTCGCGCCGCTTGTGGCCGTGTTCACGGAAGCATTGCGCAAAGGCGTCGAGGCCTATTGGGCGAGCTTTCGCGACCCTGCGGCGCTGGCGGCCATCAAGTTGACCCTGATCACGGCGGGTATCGCCGTGCCCGCGAACCTCGTTTTCGGTCTCGCCGCGGCGTGGGCCGTCACGAAATTCCAATTCCGCGGCCGGAATATCCTGGTGACATTGATCGACCTGCCCTTTGCCGTTTCGCCGGTGGTTTCGGGGCTCATCTACGTGCTCCTCTTCGGGAGACAAGGACTGGCCGGTCCGTGGCTTGCGGAAAACGACATCAAGATTATCTTCGCCGTGCCCGGCATTGTGCTGGCAACGGTCTTTGTCACGTTTCCTTTCGTAGCGCGCGAATTGATTCCGCTGATGCAGGAACAAGGCACGGACGAGGAGCAGGCCGCGCTGTTGCTGGGCGCGAATGGCCGCCAGACCTTCTGGCGCGTGACCCTGCCCAATATCAAGTGGGCGCTGCTATATGGCGTTATTTTGTGTAATGCGCGCGCGATGGGCGAATTCGGCGCGGTCTCCGTGGTGTCCGGGCATATTCGCGGCAAGACCAACACCATACCGCTGCACGTCGAGATTCTCTATAACGAGTACAACTTTGTGGCGGCCTTCGCGGTGGCGTCATTGCTGGCCCTGCTGGCACTGGCGACGCTCGTCTTGAAGAGTCTCATCGAGTGGCGCAGCCGGCGGGTCATGAGCGACGAGGACACCGCGCCCGCTGACGCCTGA
- a CDS encoding sulfate ABC transporter ATP-binding protein, with protein MSIEVRHITKTFGRFKALDDVSLEVPDGELVALLGPSGSGKTTLLRIIAGLDQPDPRPESEILFHQENVARRGAGQRHVGFVFQHYALFRHMTVFENIAFGMRVRPRRQRPSKAEIQSRVRELLRLIQLENLENRYPNQLSGGQRQRVALARALAIEPRVLLLDEPFGALDAKVRQELRRWLRRLHDEIHVTSIFVTHDQEEALEVADLVVVTNEGRIEQVGTPEEVFHRPATEFVVKFLGNINLFHGRVAAGAVTFGPLVLGQAQKPVPDGQEARAFVRPYDLEIHRKNGDRPMLDARVVRVLSAGPVVKVELKAETGEPLFVEVPHDRFKELNLKRDERVFVSVRDARVFVEDYAI; from the coding sequence ATGAGCATTGAGGTGCGGCACATTACGAAGACGTTCGGCCGTTTCAAGGCGCTGGACGACGTGAGCCTGGAAGTGCCGGATGGGGAATTGGTGGCGCTGCTCGGGCCGTCCGGTTCGGGCAAGACAACGCTCCTGCGAATCATCGCTGGACTGGACCAGCCGGACCCGCGGCCCGAGAGTGAGATTCTGTTTCACCAGGAGAACGTCGCGCGGCGCGGCGCGGGACAGCGGCACGTGGGTTTTGTGTTTCAGCACTATGCGTTGTTCCGGCACATGACCGTTTTCGAGAACATCGCGTTCGGGATGCGCGTACGGCCGCGGCGGCAGCGGCCATCCAAGGCGGAAATCCAGTCGCGCGTACGCGAATTGTTGCGCTTGATCCAGTTGGAGAACCTCGAAAACCGTTACCCCAACCAGCTGTCCGGTGGGCAGCGCCAGCGCGTCGCTCTGGCGCGGGCGCTCGCCATTGAGCCGCGGGTGTTGCTGCTGGATGAGCCGTTCGGCGCGCTCGACGCGAAAGTGCGTCAGGAACTGCGCCGCTGGCTGCGCCGCTTGCACGACGAGATTCACGTGACCAGCATTTTCGTCACGCACGACCAGGAAGAAGCGTTGGAAGTGGCCGACCTCGTGGTGGTGACCAACGAGGGCCGCATCGAGCAGGTGGGTACGCCGGAAGAAGTGTTTCACAGGCCCGCTACGGAATTTGTGGTCAAGTTCCTGGGCAATATAAACCTGTTTCACGGGCGCGTGGCCGCGGGTGCGGTCACCTTCGGCCCGCTCGTGCTCGGCCAGGCGCAAAAGCCCGTGCCGGACGGCCAGGAAGCCCGCGCGTTCGTGCGTCCTTACGACCTGGAAATCCACCGCAAAAACGGCGACCGTCCGATGCTCGATGCGCGCGTCGTGCGCGTGTTGTCCGCCGGGCCGGTGGTCAAGGTGGAACTCAAAGCGGAAACGGGTGAGCCGCTCTTCGTCGAGGTGCCCCATGACCGGTTCAAGGAACTGAATCTGAAACGGGACGAGCGCGTCTTCGTCAGTGTGCGCGACGCGCGCGTTTTCGTCGAAGACTATGCGATCTAA